In a single window of the Gadus chalcogrammus isolate NIFS_2021 chromosome 20, NIFS_Gcha_1.0, whole genome shotgun sequence genome:
- the LOC130373463 gene encoding MOB-like protein phocein isoform X1 — protein MGTYVQVSVSLSSGYSVEMVMAEGTAVLRRNRPGTKAKDFYNWPDESFEEMDSTLAVQQYIQQNIRSDCSNIDKILEPPEGQDEGVWKYEHLRQFCLELNGLAVKLQSECHPETCTQMTATEQWIFLCAAHKTPKECPAIDYTRHTLDGAACLLNSNKYFPSRVSIKESSVAKLGSVCRRIYRIFSHAYFHHRQIFDKYENETFLCHRFTRFVMKYNLMSKDNLIVPILEEEEGAQNTSSAGESEA, from the exons ATGGGGACGTACGTACAAGTGAGCGTCTCATTGTCATCCGGGTATTCTGTCGAGATGGTCATGGCGGAGGGTACTGCAGTTCTCAGGAGGAATCGGCCTGGAACCAAAGCAAAG GATTTCTACAACTGGCCCGATGAATCCTTTGAAGAGATGGACAGCACGCTCGCTGtccaacag TACATCCAGCAGAATATCCGGTCGGACTGTTCTAACATCGACAAGATCCTGGAGCCTCCAGAGGGACAGGACGAGGGGGTCTGGAAGTATGAGCATCTCCG GCAATTCTGCCTAGAGCTCAATGGACTAGCTGTCAAACTGCAG AGCGAGTGTCACCCAGAGACCTGCACCCAGATGACAGCCACCGAACAGTGGATCTTTCTATGTGCTGCTCACAAAACTCCCAAAGAG TGCCCTGCCATCGACTACACCAGGCACACGCTGGATGGAGCTGCCTGCCTACTCAACAGCAACAAATACTTTCCAAGCAG gGTTAGCATCAAGGAGTCATCTGTGGCCAAGCTGGGCTCCGTGTGCCGCCGCATCTATAGGATATTCTCGCACGCATACTTCCACCATCGCCAAATATTTGACAAGTATGAG AACGAAACCTTCCTATGTCACCGCTTCACGCGCTTCGTGATGAAGTACAACCTGATGTCCAAAGACAACCTGATTGTGCccatcctggaggaggaggagggggctcaGAACACCTCGTCCGCTGGGGAGAGCGAGGCCTAG
- the LOC130373463 gene encoding 10 kDa heat shock protein, mitochondrial isoform X2 has protein sequence MAFRKFLPMFDRVLVERLAAETMSKGGIMLPEKAQGKVLQATVVAVGPGSINKSGALQPVCVKVGDSVLLPEYGGTKVLLDDKDYFLFRDADILGKYEN, from the exons ATG GCTTTCAGAAAATTCCTCCCCATGTTCGACCGGGTGTTGGTTGAACGCCTGGCAGCAGAGACTATGAGCAAAGGGGGTATCATGTTACCCGAGAAGGCCCAAGGCAAGGTGCTGCAGGCTACAGTGGTTGCAGTGGGGCCGGGCTCTATCAATAAG AGCGGAGCTTTGCAGCCAGTTTGCGTGAAGGTCGGAGATTCAGTCCTCCTCCCAGAATATGGGGGTACTAAAGTTCTTCTGGATGACAAG gACTATTTCCTGTTCCGTGATGCAGATATCTTGGGGAAATatgaaaattaa
- the rftn2 gene encoding raftlin-2, translating to MGCGLRKLEDPEDSSPGKIYSTLKRPQVETKTDAVFEYVLLDFSLEGSRPTVQYVSSLCELPQALQPYYTQGYVLTTLHPIILSVGRSRSLPFSLLYRAILARPKPSLQPMSLCHSVPMLRVEEWPLPGDSLTGDTVRALIDRVNSSSRGGVRFVCSVLQQMSGGGTGRVGSPKHGCRSPPHTPPSTPPGDREVEENSYSPDLRLLVFFHSWAAGCAPLDSLACQYHQGALSMRVSRKGQVVSALEADWLELTAAYYRKGWSLVDSFVYWDKPKGEPVPRSMEGLFVYEERSTCPPANDTIVVEQWTVIEGSHVKTDYGPLLHTLAEFGWLLTCVLPTPIIRHDSDGNLATKQVVFLQRPVRGQPAGQKKGQTLPARVSVSSPSISLGAESPLPPMELSPTAGGIGGFPVFGGGYSSTLSHLEEGGFEQEEGKAEVTCM from the exons ATGGGCTGCGGGTTAAGAAAACTAGAGGACCCGGAGGACAGCAGCCCCGGAAAGATCTACTCCACTCTGAAGAGACCGCAAGTCGAGACCAAAACAGACGCCGTGTTCGAGTATGTGCTCCTCGACTTCAGTCTGGAAG GCAGCCGCCCCACGGTGCAGTATGTGTCCTCTCTGTGCGAGCTGCCCCAGGCCCTGCAGCCCTACTACACCCAGGGCTACGTCCTGACCACCCTGCACCCCATCATCCTCTCCGTGGGACGCAGCCGCTCCCTGCCCTTCAGCCTGCTGTACCGCGCCATCCTGGCACGGCCCAAACCCAG tttgcaGCCGATGTCTTTGTGTCACAGTGTGCCCATGCTGAGGGTGGAGGAATGGCCGCTACCGGGAGATTCTCTGACCGGCGACACCGTCCGAGCCCTCATCGACAGa GTGAACAGCAGTTCCCGGGGGGGCGTTCGGTTCGTGTGCTCGGTGCTCCAGCAGATGAGCGGCGGGGGCACCGGCAGGGTGGGCAGTCCCAAGCACGGCTGTCGCTCACCGCCGCACACCCCGCCCAGTACCCCGCCCGGCGaccgggaggtggaggagaacagCTACAGCCCCG accTGAGACTGTTGGTGTTTTTCCACTCTTGGGCGGCGGGCTGCGCACCTCTGGACTCGCTGGCGTGTCAGTACCACCAGGGGGCACTGTCCATGCGGGTCTCCAGGAAGGGTCAAGTGGTCAGCGCTCTGGAGGCCGATTGGCTGGAGCTAACTGCCGCCTACTACCGCAAAGGCTGGTCATTGGTTGACTCATTCGTCTACTGGGACAAGCCCAAAG gcgaGCCCGTCCCCAGGTCTATGGAGGGGTTGTTTGTCTATGAGGAAAGAAGCACCTGCCCCCCCGCCAATGACACCATCGTGGTGGAGCAGTGGACCGTCATAGAG gGGTCCCATGTGAAAACGGACTACGGGCCCCTTCTTCACACGCTGGCCGAGTTCGGGTGGCTGCTCACGTGTGTGCTTCCCACACCGATTATCCGACATGACAG CGATGGGAACCTGGCTACCAAGCAGGTGGTGTTCCTCCAGAGGCCAGTCAGAGGCCAGCCAGCCGGGCAGAAGAAGGGCCAG ACCTTGCCGGCGCGGGTCTCAGTCTCCAGCCCCTCCATCAGCCTGGGAGCGgagagccccctcccccccatggaGCTGTCTCCCACCGCGGGGGGCATCGGGGGCTTCCCGGTGTTTGGCGGCGGGTACTCCAGTACCCTGTCCCACCTGGAGGAAGGGGGCTTCGAGCAGGAGGAGGGCAAGGCGGAGGTCACCTGCATGTAA
- the LOC130373463 gene encoding MOB-like protein phocein isoform X3 translates to MAFRKFLPMFDRVLVERLAAETMSKGGIMLPEKAQGKVLQATVVAVGPGSINKDFYNWPDESFEEMDSTLAVQQYIQQNIRSDCSNIDKILEPPEGQDEGVWKYEHLRQFCLELNGLAVKLQSECHPETCTQMTATEQWIFLCAAHKTPKECPAIDYTRHTLDGAACLLNSNKYFPSRVSIKESSVAKLGSVCRRIYRIFSHAYFHHRQIFDKYENETFLCHRFTRFVMKYNLMSKDNLIVPILEEEEGAQNTSSAGESEA, encoded by the exons ATG GCTTTCAGAAAATTCCTCCCCATGTTCGACCGGGTGTTGGTTGAACGCCTGGCAGCAGAGACTATGAGCAAAGGGGGTATCATGTTACCCGAGAAGGCCCAAGGCAAGGTGCTGCAGGCTACAGTGGTTGCAGTGGGGCCGGGCTCTATCAATAAG GATTTCTACAACTGGCCCGATGAATCCTTTGAAGAGATGGACAGCACGCTCGCTGtccaacag TACATCCAGCAGAATATCCGGTCGGACTGTTCTAACATCGACAAGATCCTGGAGCCTCCAGAGGGACAGGACGAGGGGGTCTGGAAGTATGAGCATCTCCG GCAATTCTGCCTAGAGCTCAATGGACTAGCTGTCAAACTGCAG AGCGAGTGTCACCCAGAGACCTGCACCCAGATGACAGCCACCGAACAGTGGATCTTTCTATGTGCTGCTCACAAAACTCCCAAAGAG TGCCCTGCCATCGACTACACCAGGCACACGCTGGATGGAGCTGCCTGCCTACTCAACAGCAACAAATACTTTCCAAGCAG gGTTAGCATCAAGGAGTCATCTGTGGCCAAGCTGGGCTCCGTGTGCCGCCGCATCTATAGGATATTCTCGCACGCATACTTCCACCATCGCCAAATATTTGACAAGTATGAG AACGAAACCTTCCTATGTCACCGCTTCACGCGCTTCGTGATGAAGTACAACCTGATGTCCAAAGACAACCTGATTGTGCccatcctggaggaggaggagggggctcaGAACACCTCGTCCGCTGGGGAGAGCGAGGCCTAG